A portion of the Bacteroidales bacterium genome contains these proteins:
- the glmM gene encoding phosphoglucosamine mutase, which produces MTLIKSISGIRGIIGDGLSPAEIVKFTAAYASYIKIISGKKHLKIVVGRDARVSGKMVSAMVCSTLMSCSADVTDVGLATTPTVELAVANLGADGGIIITASHNPAQWNALKLLNSKGEFLSAADGQRILEIAGKNEFNFADYLNLGTYQENNDQLGQHIKKILGLPLVNIPAIRNANFRVCFDAVNSVGGIALPALLEALGVEVIFPVNATPDGLFAHNPEPLPEHLGEISRVVKENKADVGFVVDPDVDRLAIIMENGGFFGEEYTLVAVADYILGHTPGNTVSNLSSTRALKDVTEKHGGKYFASAVGEVNVVEMMKKQKAVIGGEGNGGVIYPELHYGRDALVGIALFLSNLALSENTCSELRGQYPDYFISKNKVTLKPGASLEEIFTRIHETYKQFPVNNIDGLKIDFENGWVHLRQSNTEPIMRIYAEGTTPSQAEEYAGRIISDISSWVC; this is translated from the coding sequence ATGACTTTAATCAAATCAATATCAGGGATAAGAGGTATTATTGGGGATGGGCTGTCGCCTGCGGAGATAGTTAAGTTCACTGCTGCTTATGCCTCCTATATTAAAATTATTTCCGGAAAGAAACATTTGAAGATTGTGGTTGGAAGGGATGCCAGGGTCTCGGGCAAAATGGTTTCTGCTATGGTTTGCAGCACTTTGATGAGTTGCAGTGCAGATGTGACCGACGTGGGCCTGGCTACAACACCTACAGTTGAATTGGCCGTAGCAAATCTTGGCGCCGACGGAGGAATTATCATCACGGCCAGCCATAACCCGGCCCAATGGAATGCCCTCAAATTGCTCAATTCTAAAGGAGAGTTCCTCTCTGCAGCAGACGGGCAAAGGATCCTTGAAATTGCCGGGAAGAATGAATTTAATTTTGCGGATTACTTAAACCTGGGAACATACCAGGAGAATAATGACCAATTGGGCCAACATATAAAAAAGATTTTAGGTTTGCCTTTGGTTAATATTCCGGCCATTCGTAATGCCAATTTCAGGGTGTGCTTCGATGCAGTGAACTCTGTCGGTGGTATTGCGCTGCCTGCTTTATTGGAAGCATTGGGCGTAGAGGTTATATTTCCCGTGAATGCCACACCTGATGGGCTCTTCGCCCATAACCCCGAGCCTTTACCGGAGCATTTAGGCGAAATTTCCCGGGTTGTCAAAGAGAATAAGGCCGATGTCGGTTTTGTGGTTGACCCGGATGTCGACCGGCTGGCGATCATCATGGAAAACGGGGGCTTTTTCGGGGAAGAATATACACTGGTTGCCGTGGCGGATTATATACTTGGTCATACACCCGGAAATACGGTTTCCAACCTTTCCTCGACCCGCGCCTTAAAAGATGTCACTGAAAAGCATGGGGGAAAATATTTCGCTTCGGCGGTAGGGGAAGTTAATGTTGTTGAAATGATGAAGAAACAAAAGGCTGTTATTGGCGGCGAAGGCAATGGTGGTGTGATATATCCGGAACTTCATTATGGAAGAGATGCGCTGGTGGGTATAGCCCTTTTCCTTTCTAATCTGGCCCTTTCGGAAAACACCTGTTCTGAATTGCGCGGTCAATATCCTGATTACTTCATCTCAAAAAATAAAGTGACATTAAAACCAGGTGCTAGCCTGGAGGAAATTTTTACCAGGATTCATGAGACTTATAAACAGTTTCCTGTAAATAATATAGATGGATTAAAGATAGATTTCGAAAATGGGTGGGTCCATCTACGCCAATCAAACACGGAGCCCATCATGCGTATCTATGCTGAAGGGACAACCCCCTCGCAGGCTGAAGAATATGCAGGCCGCATTATCAGTGATATATCCTCATGGGTTTGTTGA